The DNA region TGGAAGCTAAATGGGGTTTGATTCCGGATATGGGCGGAACGTTAGCTTTGCGAGAATGTATGAGCGCCGATCAAGCAAAGAGACTCGCGATGACCGCGAACGTCATTGAAGCAACTGAAGCTCAAGCTATCGGACTGATCTCTCAAGTTGCAGAACAGCCCCAAGATGCAGCTAACTTATTAGCAGAGCAGTTAATTAATCGATCACCTGATGTAGTCAATAAAATTAAATCGTTTTATTCACCACTTTCTTATTGGCAGGAACGACGATTGTTGTCACAAGAAACGATGGGGCAGATTAAGATCTTAATGGGTAAAAACCAACGCATCGCAGTGGTTAGAGAAACAAAGAAGGTTGATAAGCCTTATTTTGATTGACGCTCCTTAGATTGGCAGGCGTTTGGTTGACAGAAGTTAGGTCGATAGTCGATCGAGTGGAAATTCATCAGTGTTTATTTGACCTGGTGAGAATGTTTGAAGGATTAAAAGTATGAAAGTTGATGATATTCGAGTGTTTGTTCCAAGTCGAGATTTCGACGAGTCCAAGGCCTTTTATAGCGAACTTGGTTTTGCCAAAGAAGATATAAATGATGAACTAGTTTTGTTTACAAGTGGTGAATGTTCTTTCTTTTTGCAGCGTTATTATCACGAAGAGTTTGCGAAGAATCTAATGCTTCAGCTTACGGTTCTCGATATAGAGGATACCTTCAAACTTGTCTCGAGTTTGGAAGGCTTTGAAATTAGACATAGTCAGTTGAGAGTTGAACCTTGGGGGCGTGTTTTCAATCTCTGGGGGCCGTCTGGTGAGTTATGGAATATCACTGAGTTTGATTGAGACCTATATTTTTTAAGAACTAAATTTTCGCGTAGCTTAGCGAAGCTTAATCCAACGCATTTAAGCCAGTTTTTACACAGTTGGCAATCTTTATCTGACTTGTATCGAGTAAGTAGCAGAGAATTTTAATATGATTAAATATGATAACGGAGTGTTTGTTGTTAACGATTTTCTAACTCCAAAGGAATGCTCAGATTTAATTGCAAGGAGTGAACAAATTGGATATCAGCGATCTAAAATTCAATCGAGTTTAGGTGAAGTTGAATCGACATCTATTCGCAATAATGAGCGTATTCTTTTCGATGATTTTGATCTTGCAAAAGAGTTATTTAATAAGCTGGAAGAGTACCTTCCAAAAGATATTGACTCTTGGGTACCCAGTGGACTCAATGAAAAGTTCCGTTTTTATCGATATGAGGGTGATCAGTATTTTAATTGGCATGTTGATGGTTCGTTTAAACGAGATTATTTCGAAGTTAGTAAACTGACGATGTTAATTTATTTGAATAATGACTTCGGAGACGGCGAAACAGAGTTCGATGATATGAAAATACAGCCAAAAACCGGAATGTTAATGGTGTTTCCACATAAATTAAGACATCAAGGGGTTTCTCCTACTGACGGCGTTAAATATGTTCTTCGCACAGATGTTATGTACTCAAAACCCTAGGGTAATGTTTCGCGTAGGTTGGGTTAGCGGAGCGTAACCCAACGTAACCCAACTTAACCCAAAATAACGACTAAGCTTTGGCCGCAGAAATATTTATTGGCGTTTGTTGAGCTTTACCTTTGGCGGTATACGTCGTCAGATTATTGGGTCGAAGCGATTGTTTGAAAATGTTAATGGTTCGCTCAAGACTTTTTTGCGACAGTGTAATAATTCGACCATTAATTTCATTTTGCGTTTTGCATTTAAACATGAGCTCTTTCAAATTATTCCAAATGATTTTTAAACCATCTTCTTGCCCAATCTGTTGCTCAAATAATTGGCTGTGATTTTTCATTAAGGGCTTAATGCCAAATATGTTTAATCGCTGAGTGGCTGATTTCTCTATCTGATCAAGCGTTGATGCTTTGTCTTTGAGTAGACCTTCAAGAGACGCGAGCTCTTGCTTTTCGTAGCAGGCTTGCTCATTAACTAATAACTCATAAAGTTTTTGAGTTAAATTAATCTCATGATTCAACGCGGTTGTTAAGTAATCTTTTACGTTTTGCTCTAACATGATCTATCTCACTCTGCTGTAGCCGACTTCGAAGTCGAGCATTTTGCTAGCGACGCGTTCGTTTTCTATTTCGTAACGTCCTTCATCGATTTTTTCTTTAACGGGATCAACACGGCTTCGGTCAACGGCAGGTTGAGCCATCATTTGTTGAATCATCGCGCCAATCATTGACGCTTTGCCGGTGAGCTCGACTGAATCGATCGCGGTATCGCTTCCGCTTTCGCTATCATCAGAGATTTTTCGCCCTTTAACCTTTTGGTTTTGCGTGGTTGCACCGGAAAGTTTCCCTGTTGATACTTGTTTAATATCTATCGCCATAAATTAAAACTCTCTCCAAATTGACCCCGTTAATGTTTGAGTTCTCTGCCAATTACTTTTGAGCACTCAACATTAAACTGACCGATACTTTTCTACTAGCAACAACTGTTCCACGAATTATTCGCTTGGAGTTAGCGTTTTTAACGCGAACGGTTTCACCATAGTGTCCGTCTTCAAGCGCTTCACCTTCCATCGAGACCGAGAAAGCACTGTTTTGAGCAATCACCGCTAGCTTGTCACCTTTGCAAACCATGCAGGCCATTGCCGATGTTGCTGGCTGTCCTACACGAGCGTTTTGTTTCAAGATTGAGCCGACAATCTCTTCTTTGCGATTTAAGGTCACGACTCGAAATCTACTTATCTCTATCGGCTCAATGGCCAAATCTTTAGCACTAATTACTTGTCCTTTGCGTAAGGGACGCTTAAAGACCACTGTTGGTTGATAAATTTGTACGGCAACAGGTACATAAATATGCCAACTTACGGCACCAACGCACCGCACACCCAAAACAGAATTGCCTTTTAAATCAGTGCCTTGAGGGATAAAGCCGGTAAGTGGTTGATCGCACTTTGCTAATCGAAGTCGAGGGTCGACTTTTCCAACGGTAATTTTCACACGACTGGAATCGGTGGATTCTTGAGCGGCAGAATAGTGGCTTTCTAGGAAAGACTTTGCCGTATCACGGATCTCTTTTACGTTTTGAATCGTCGACGCATTCCCATGAGCGCCTCCGATCATTCCTAAGCTAAGTATGAATGTTAAAAAGTGACCAAATTTCATAAGCTTGTGCCATTTTTATTGAAATAATTTTAAGTAGAAATTTATCGCAAATAGTCAGTTTTCGACTATTCTTAGGGATAACAGGGTTAACAAGGCCTGTTCCTAACAATAAATTCAGCTTAAACGCGTTAATTTATTTGAACGTTAACCAGAACAATGCAATGAGTGTGCCTAAAGTTTTTAGGTGCAGAATGCCTAAGCAAAAATGCAGCGGTGAAAGGCGGGGGAGCGCAATGTCCAGTATTTTAGATAGTGTTAATCAGCGAACGCAGATGGTCGGTCAAAATCGACTCGAGCTGTTGTTGTTTAAACTGCGTGGACGACAGGTTTACGGTATTAACGTATTTAAGGTTCGGGAAGTGTTACAGTGCCCAGAACTAACTCAACTACCGCAACGACATGCGGTCGTCCGAGGTGTGGCGCATATTCGCGGGCAAACCATTTCAGTCATGGATCTTAGCCTTGCCACTGGAGGACCTCCATTAGAAAATATTCATAATTGCTTTGTGATTATTGCCGAATACAATCGTGCAGTGCAGGGTTTTTTAGTCAGCTCTGTTGAGCGCATAGTGAACATGAACTGGGGAGATATTCACCCACCACCGAAGGGCAGCGGTCGAGACCATTATTTAACAGCGGTGACTGAAATCGACAAGCAATTGGTCGAAATTATTGACGTCGAAAAGATACTGGCTGAAATCACACCGGCGAGTGACATCGTGTCACAAGAGGTGATCCAAAAGTCTGCAGGCAGAGAGCCGCAAGACAAGATTGTACTTATTGCAGACGACTCATCGGTTGCGCGGAATCAGATAAAGAGAACCGTCGAGCAGCTTGGAATGAAAGTGGTTACCAAGAAAGACGGGCGAGAGGCGCTCGACTTTTTGAAAGACTTGGTGGACGAAGGTAAGCGAGTAAACGATGAAATTTTATTGTTAATTTCAGACATTGAAATGCCAGAAATGGACGGATATACCTTAACGGCAGAAATTCGAGGGAACGAAAGTTTGAAAGACTTGTGGGTGTTGTTACATACTTCACTGAGCGGCGTGTTCAACCAGGCGATGGTTCAAAAAGTTGGAGCCAATGACTTTATACCCAAGTTTAATCCTGACGAACTGGCCAGCAGTGTACAAAAACGATTGGAACTCGATCAATAACATCAGGAGCTGTTTCGTCGATGATCATCTCTTCTGACGAGTATCAAGCGTTCAGGGATCTTCTGAACCAAAAAACCGGAATTTTGCTCGGGGAAAATAAGCAGTATTTAGTTGCGAGTCGTCTTACATCGTTTCTACGTGAACAACAAATAGAAACCTTCTCAGACTTCATGGCGCGATTAAAGCAGCCCTTTAGCGATAAAATTTTGCAACAGGTCATAGACCGAATGACCACTAATGAAACCTTGTGGTTTCGCGATGGTTTTCCTTTTGATTATCTTTTGAATTCCATTTTGCCAGAAATAAAAACCAACGGCGGTAGCCGATGCAATATTTGGTGCGCAGCCTGTTCATCTGGCCAAGAACCTTATTCGATTGCAATAGCGGTGGATGAAGCATTGAAAAGTGGTACTCGAGCAAAACTGCCCATGCAAATTGATATTTTCGCGACCGATATATCCAGTCGGATGCTCGAGCAAGCTAAGCGAGCGGAGTATCAATCTCTTGAAATCACCCGCGGGTTATCGCCAATTCGTCAGAAAAACTATTTCACGCAAAGTGAGAATACCTTCTCGCTCAAACCTGAGGTGCGCAGCCGTGTTAGGTTCGCAACGCTCAACTTAATGACAACGCCATATCGTGCCGGTGGACCGTTTGATGTTATTTTCTGCCGAAACGTACTGATTTATTTTTCGGGTGAACTGAAAGAGCAAGTCATTAATGGTTTGGCTGACTGTCTCAAACCCGGAGGTTATTTATTCTTAGGAGCCTCTGAATCTATGCCGCACTCAATTAAATCCTTTGAAATGGTTCGTTGCAACCCAGGTCTGGTTTATCGTAAGAAATAACTCGCCGCGTTGAGCAGGGGTACATTCCTTGCCGTGTCTAGGGTTTGTCTCTATTTAAGTTTCGATGTTATTCATTAGAATCATATTGCCGCTTTGAGCGGCTTCTCATTGCCGCTTTTCGATTTCTTCGCGCTAGATAATCATAAAATACTATATAAAACATGCAGTTACTAAGTCTCTTAATAGCTGGCATAGGTATTGCTGTAATCGATACAAAGTTATTAGTTAATACATCGTGGCTTTTAAAATTCAGGGTCTAAATAAAGGCTCTAAGAAAGCTAAAACTGGGAGAACGGCATGGCCATTTCATTCGATAAAGCGCTGGGTATTCATGAGCACACTTTATCGTTGCGTGCGAAACGAGCAGAAGTGATCGCGAATAACATTGCGAACGCAGACACGCCTGGGTTTAAGGCACAAGAGCTAGATTTTCAATCGGCCCTGAATAATGTGATGTCACAAGAGGGCTTTAAAGGCTTAACCAAAACCCATGAAAAACATTTTAGTAGCCGTACTGGTGAGCTAGGCCCTGGGGCGGTTAAGTATTTAGTGCCTGATCAGCCCGATACAGGAGACGGAAACACAGTCGATAGTCAAAAAGAAATCGCTAAATACGGTCGGAACGCATTGGAGTATCAAACCACATTGCAGTTCTTGAGTAATAAATTCAAAGGCATTTCAAAAGCATTAAAGGGTGAATAACGATGGCGCTGTATAACATCTTCGACATTTCTGGATCTGCGATGAGCGCGCAAAGTGTTCGTTTGAATACGACGGCAAGCAATATGGCGAACGCAGAGAGCGTTGCTAGTAGTGTTAATGAAACTTACAAAGCACGGCATCCTGTGTTCAGCGCGGTCTATCAATCGGTTAATGGCAGCCCTTATGCTGGCGCCGGCGTTGATGTGGTTGGCGTTGTCGAAAGTGCCGCAGAGGCTCGTGTTAAGTATCAGCCAGACAATCCGATGGCCGATGAAAATGGGAATGTTTATTTGCCAAACGTCAACATTGTCGAAGAGATGGCAAACATGATTTCTGCATCACGTAACTATCAAGCCAATGTACAAATTGCCAGCACTGCGAAAACACTTTTGCAGCGAACTTTAACCTTGGGCCAATAATTGAAAACGTCGGAAACTGATTATGACCACGATAAATAATGAAACTAGCTCACTTTATAACGACCTTGGCTTGAACCGCGAAGAGAACCTCAATAACGGTAAAAAAGATCAACTTGGTCAATCGGATTTCTTGGCGCTGTTAACAACACAATTGGCGAATCAAGATCCTTTTGATCCGCTTGATAATAAAGAGTTCATTGCGCAAATGGCTCAGTTCTCAAGCCTTTCGGGAATGGAAGAGTTAAATACCAACTTTAATACGCTTGCGACATCGTTGACGGGTAGCCAAGCATTGCAAGCGTCTGCACTTGTCGGTCGATCTGTCATGGTGCCAACCAGTGTCGGGTATTTACAGCAAGGTCAAAGCATTGAAGGTCGCTTAAGTTTGCAACAGTCAACGCAAGATATCTGGGCTGAAGTTAAAGACAGTTCTGGCCAGGTAGTGCGTCGATTTGAAATAGGAAGCTACAGCCAAGGCGATTTAGATTTTGCTTGGGATGGACTGAGCGATAACGGAGAAGCGATGCCTGAAGGAGCTTATTCTATCAACGTGTTTGGTCGCGTTGGTGGTTCAACGGAACAATTAGGTACCGTGATTAAAGCGCAAGTCAATAGTGTGAATTTAGCCGGATCGAATGGCCAGGTAGTGTTGAACTTAACTGGGCTCGGTTCCGTTAATTTAGGCGACATCGATGAAATAGGTTTGTAGGTTAAGAAATCGTTTTAACAAGTTTTTATCAAATTTAAATTTAATAACGACAGTGTCGGGAGAAGTAGAAAATGTCATTTAATACAGCACTGAGTGGTCTGAATGCGGCCCAATCTGATTTAAATGTTACCAGTAATAATATTGCTAACGTATCTACCACGGGGTTTAAGTTCAGTCGCGCTGAGTTTGGCGATATTTTCGCAACTTCAACGCTCGGCAGTTCAAAAACCGCGATTGGTAACGGTGTTATTTTAAGTAACGTTGCACAGCAGTTTAACCAAGGTAACTTAGAGTTTACTTCTAACACCTTAGATCTTGCTGTTTCAGGTCAGGGTTTCTTTGTATTAGAGCCCAGTCAAAATAATGAGAATTTATCGTTCACACGTGCCGGTGAATTTGGCGTGGATGCCAATGGTTTTGTGGTCAATTCATCGGGTGCTCGATTACAAGTGTTTCCAACGAATCCCGATGGAACCGTAACCGCAACCGCTTTATCAAGCACTCAGCCATTGCAAATTCCACAGTCAGCGGGTTCTCCTACCATGACAACAGAAATTGAAGTCGGGGTGAACTTGCCTGCAAATGCATCTGGACTCGATGTAAACTTATTTGACCCACTTTCACCGACAACGTTTAGTGCATCAACCTCATCAACAATTTTCGATTCGTTAGGTGAGAGTCATATTGCCACTATGTATTACGTTAAAGACGCTGCAACTCCTAATACATGGGCAGCTTACTATTATGTCGATGGAAATCCGGTGGATATTGCTGGTGGTACACCAGGATCGGGTGGCCAGTTATATCACACCGTTGAATTTGATGCGGCGGGTAGCTTTCAACAAACGACACCTGCAGCGCCAACCAGTGCTGCGCTAGGTTTTACCAATGGTTCGAACGCCGCGCAAACGATTACGTTTGATTATGCTAACAACAGCCCAACGCAATTTGCGTCTCCATTCACGGTAAACACGCTCGATCAAAATGGCGCAACCATTGGACGTTTGGCGGGCATAGAAATTAGTGAGACCGGAACCGTTCGAGCGAATTTCACCAATGGTCAATCTAATTCAATTGGTAAAATTGCCTTGGTTCGTTTTGCAAATCCACAAGGGTTGTCGCAATTAGGTAACAATGCATGGTCAGATACGATCGATTCAGGGCAACCACTTGCCGGTGAAGCATTAACCTCAAGTTTCGGTCAGATTCGCTCAGGCGCTTTAGAAACGTCAAACGTTGATCTAACTTCTGAGCTGGTCAACTTGATCACGGCGCAACGAAACTTTCAGGCCAACGCACGAACCATAGAAACAAACAATCAGGTCACCCAGACCATTATTCAGATTCGATAATAAAGAATAAGCCAGCGGATTAGTCTGCTGGCTCTTCAGTTTGGAAGTTTTAATTGATTCAGTTTTATAAATTATTAACAGGTGTAGTCAATGGATAAGATGGTGTACTTAGCGATGTCTGGTGCTAAAGAAAATATGTTAGCTCAGACCAAAACGGCGAATAATTTAGCCAACGCAAGTACGGTTGGCTTTCGAGCCGATCTCCATCAAGCACGATCAATGCAAGCGTTTGGTGATGGTCATCCTACGCGGGTTTTTTCGTTAACTGAGCGCCCCGGCTATCGTTTTGACAGTGGCGCATTAATGTCAACGGGAAATGACTTTGACGTTGCAGTCGAGGGCCAGGGTTGGATTGCGGTTCAAGGCGAAAATGGCCTGGAATCCTATACTCGACGTGGCGATTTGAAAATTAGTCCGAATGGATTGGTTACCAACGGCGCTGGGCATTTAGTGCTGGGTAATGGTGGTCCTATTGCATTGCCTCCATTCGACAAAGTGGACATCGGCAATGACGGTACAATTACAATTCGACCACAAGGGGCGGCCGCGACTGAAGCCGTCGTCGTCGATCGTATCAAGTTGGTTAATCCGAATAATGCCGATTTAATGAAGAATGAATTTGGTTTATTCCAACGCAAAGATAATGGTGTTGAACCACCTGATGCGGCCGTGACTTTAGTTACGAAAACACTCGAGAGTAGTAATGTCAATGCGGTTGAAGAAATGATCAATATGATCAGCTTGTCTCGTCAGTTTGAAATGCAAGTTAAGATGATGAAGACGGCCGAAGAAACTGGACAAGCCGCTGAGCAACTAGCAAGAATCTCGTAGATTTAAAGACACTCATAAAAAGTTGGCATGAAAATAGTATTGTTTTTTTAGTGAATCGTTTTTAACACAGAATTTTATCATTGAGCTTTATACAGACATTGGGAGTGAGGTATGCACCCGGCACTTTGGATTAGTAAAACAGGTCTTGATGCGCAATCGACAGATTTGCAAGTCACCTCTAACAACTTGGCGAATGCCAGTACTATTGGCTACAAGAAAAGCCGCGCGATCTTTGAAGATTTGTTTTATCAAACTGTGAGAGCACCTGGCAGTCAGTCGTCTCAAAATACCGAGTTGCCTTCTGGTTTAATGCTAGGTACGGGTGTTAAAACCGTCGCTACGCAAAAAGATTTTACGCAAGGTTCTTTTCAATTGACTCAAAATCAATTGGATATGGCGATTGAAGGTCCCGGATTTTTTCAGATTTTATTACCCGACGGACAAACCGCTTATACTCGCGCAGGAAACTTTGCATTAGATGATACGGGGCAAGTTGTTACCTCTGGTTCCGGCTATGTCTTGCAGCCTGGTTTAACGGTTCCGCAAGACGCATTGAGTGTTGATATTGCTCTTGATGGTAATGTGACCGTTCGCGTGCCCGGTAATGCCGCTCCGGTCAATATTGGGCAAATTCAAACCGCTAACTTTATCAATACGGCAGGATTACAACCCATTGGGCAAAACTTGTTTTTAGAAACAGGGGCCAGTGGCGCACCCATCGTTGGTAACCCATCAGAAAATGGACTAGGCAATATTCGAGGTGGGCAACTCGAGTCTTCGAATGTTTCGGTCGTTGAAGAGCTGATTGGCTTGATAGAAACCCAGCGTGCCTATGAAATTAATGCGAAGGTTATTTCCGGTGTCGATCAAATGCTGCAATACGTGAATCAACAACTTTAATGCTGCGTAAAAAGCTCCCAGTGAGGTTTATATTATGATGTTCCGAAGCCTTGTATCTTCTTTCTCTTTAATCGTGCTGTGTGGTTGTCAATCCTTTGTACCACCGGCACCTGATGATCCATATTTTGCACCAAAGTTACCGCAGACTGCTCAACAGCAACAGTTGTCTGGAGGTTCACTTTTTTCTACTAGCAATGAGATGCTTTTATACGAAGATAAAAAAGCCAATCGTATTGGAGACATCATTACGATTGAGTTAACCGAGGTTACCGACGCAACCAAAAAAGCAGATACAAAAACCAAGAAAGAAAGTGATGTGCAATTAGATAACCCTCTAATAGCAGGCAGAAATTATGTGTTTAATTCTGGTCAATCTTCGTTTGAAACGTCGCTGGGTATGGAGAACGAGTTTCGAGGTGAGTCAGAGTCGAAGCAGAGCAACAAACTTAACGGCACCATTTCGGTGACGGTACAAAATGTGTTACCGAATGGCAATTTAGTGGTTCGCGGAGAGAAGTGGATCACGTTGAATCAAGGCGATGAGTTTATTCGAGTCTCTGGCATTCTACGCCCACAGGATATTTCGGCTGAAAACACCGCAATGTCCTCTAGGTTGGCAAATGCCCGAATACAATACAGCGGCAAAGGCGCGTTGGCTGACTCAAACTCACAAGGCTGGTTGGCACGATTTTTTAATAGTAGTTGGTGGCCATTCTAATTCTTGAGAGCAAATTATGAAAAAGCTAACCGTTTTAACCTTACTAACCTTGTCCGTTTTCTGCGTTTCAATTGGCGCAGAACGAATTAAAGATATTGCATCAATTCAAGGAGTTAGAAGTAATCACCTGGTCGGCTATGGATTAGTTGTCGGCTTAGATGGCACGGGTGAGCAGACAGCCTACACAGCGCAAGCCTTTAAAACCATGTTAAGCCGTTTCGGCATAACTTTGCCGCAAGGCTTAACGCCAAAACTGAAAAACGTTGCCGCTGTTGCCGTACATGCTGAGTTACCGGCTTTTGCTAAGCCTGGGCAGACCATCGATATTACCGTTTCTAGTTTAGGAAATGCGAAAAGTTTACGCGGCGGCGCTTTATTATTAACACCACTTAAGGCCGTCGATGGGCAAATTTATGCACTAGCACAAGGGAATTTAGTGGTCGGTGGATTCGGTGCTGAAGGTGCTGATGGCTCTAAAGTGACCGTGAATATTCCAACGGCAGGTCGAATTCCGAACGGCGCAACGGTAGAGCGATTGGTGGCCAATAGTTTTGCCGAGGGCGATCATTTTGTCTTCAATTTAAACTATCCAGATTTTACGACCGCTAAGCGCCTTGCCAAATCGATCAATGACTTTGTCGGACCTAACACAGCAAAGCCTTTAGATGCAGCTTCTATTCAAGTAAGTGCGCCTCGTGATCCTTCGCACAGAGTTGCCTTTCTGTCAGCGCTTGAGAATGTAGAAGTTCAACCCGCAGATGCTCGCTCGCGTATCATTATCAATTCTAGAACCGGAACCATTGTGGTCGGTAAAAATGTCCGATTGAAAGAAGCGGCGGTTGCTCATGGGTCTTTGGTTGTCACCATTAATGAAAACCAACAAGTTAGTCAGCCTAATGCGTTTGCAGGTGGGCAAACAGAAGTGACCGAACAGTCGCAAGTAGACTTAGCTCAACAAGAAGCAAAAATGTTTCATTTTAATCCTGGTGTTTCTTTGGATGAATTAGTTCGAGCGGTAAACGCAGTCGGCGCTGCTCCTGGTGATCTTATGGCGATTCTAGAAGCATTGAAGCAGGCAGGAGCCATTCAGGGCGAGTTAGTGGTCATTTAGGTTATGCCGATGGAAACCTCTAACTATTACGATCTGAATAGCCTTAACCAATACCGCGATCAAGCTAAAGGGTCGCAGCGGGAAACGCTGAAAGCTGCAGTGAAAGAGTTTGAAGCCTATTTTTTAAACTTAATGTTAAAGAATATGCGCTCAGCGAATGAAGTGTTAGGCGGGGAACACGCACTAACCAGTAATGACGTTTCTTTTTACAATGAA from Pleionea litopenaei includes:
- a CDS encoding flagellar basal body P-ring protein FlgI, whose product is MKKLTVLTLLTLSVFCVSIGAERIKDIASIQGVRSNHLVGYGLVVGLDGTGEQTAYTAQAFKTMLSRFGITLPQGLTPKLKNVAAVAVHAELPAFAKPGQTIDITVSSLGNAKSLRGGALLLTPLKAVDGQIYALAQGNLVVGGFGAEGADGSKVTVNIPTAGRIPNGATVERLVANSFAEGDHFVFNLNYPDFTTAKRLAKSINDFVGPNTAKPLDAASIQVSAPRDPSHRVAFLSALENVEVQPADARSRIIINSRTGTIVVGKNVRLKEAAVAHGSLVVTINENQQVSQPNAFAGGQTEVTEQSQVDLAQQEAKMFHFNPGVSLDELVRAVNAVGAAPGDLMAILEALKQAGAIQGELVVI